A genomic window from Treponema maltophilum ATCC 51939 includes:
- a CDS encoding DUF6675 family protein — MQKNKTLRFFIFSLFFGLFFTAALPVFSQALFNSNLTAAESQKLANGEILIRNIGKAKNVCLNPVTAQAAYLIENVTKLKPSYLAEVIQVLPASGNEDLLKKLKPLLLDIEGYVGIPYWSERNQRFYDLYSSAAIVRSDVSENGGNMNVDLVMEPFGKINVDIDLTAGGSELFYRMKNTSGVSYGNMTVVRPEKMQSFVYAFAYDDFIVLYGIGGVNAPSVFFLRDRIETSFINRIKTFCKFIFEKM, encoded by the coding sequence ATGCAAAAAAATAAAACGCTTCGTTTTTTTATTTTCAGCCTGTTTTTCGGACTGTTTTTTACCGCCGCGCTTCCCGTCTTTTCGCAAGCGCTGTTTAACTCCAACTTGACCGCGGCCGAAAGTCAAAAACTTGCGAACGGCGAAATCCTCATACGGAACATCGGCAAGGCAAAAAATGTCTGCCTGAATCCCGTAACGGCGCAAGCGGCATATCTTATCGAAAACGTCACGAAATTAAAACCTTCATATTTGGCAGAAGTTATTCAAGTGCTGCCCGCAAGCGGCAATGAGGATTTACTTAAAAAACTCAAACCGCTTTTGCTCGATATTGAAGGCTATGTCGGTATTCCGTATTGGTCGGAACGGAATCAGCGTTTTTACGATTTATATTCAAGCGCAGCGATTGTGCGCAGCGATGTTTCGGAAAACGGCGGCAATATGAATGTGGATTTGGTTATGGAGCCTTTCGGCAAAATAAACGTCGATATAGATTTGACTGCCGGCGGCTCCGAACTTTTTTACCGAATGAAGAATACAAGCGGCGTTTCGTACGGCAACATGACCGTCGTGCGTCCGGAAAAAATGCAGTCATTCGTTTATGCTTTTGCATACGATGATTTTATCGTTTTGTACGGTATCGGCGGCGTCAACGCTCCGAGCGTCTTTTTTTTGCGTGATCGCATAGAAACCTCGTTTATAAACCGCATAAAAACTTTCTGTAAATTCATTTTTGAGAAGATGTAG
- a CDS encoding winged helix-turn-helix transcriptional regulator: MEQDSELQFLSNVHHALSKNSEANQRELAAYSNLSLGMTNALLRRFADKGWLYMKKLSKRNIQYVLTPQGMKELAVRSKRYLKNTARLMNEYQGCIRDFVHSAAERGCKKLILVGDNDLEFLFDYACRFCKLAFIKTDSDSFFNAPFFVTDDAVIVFSDENLYEAFAQTDGFSDFEEHCTTVIGILRSAESLLV, from the coding sequence ATGGAACAGGATTCCGAACTTCAATTCCTTTCAAACGTACATCACGCACTCAGCAAAAACAGCGAAGCAAACCAGCGCGAACTTGCCGCATACAGCAATTTATCGCTTGGAATGACCAATGCACTTTTACGCCGCTTTGCGGATAAGGGCTGGCTGTATATGAAAAAGCTTTCAAAGCGCAACATTCAATATGTGCTGACGCCGCAGGGGATGAAAGAATTGGCCGTACGTTCGAAGCGTTATTTAAAAAATACCGCGCGCCTTATGAACGAATATCAGGGCTGTATACGCGATTTTGTGCATTCCGCCGCAGAACGCGGCTGCAAAAAGCTTATTTTGGTCGGCGATAATGATTTGGAATTTTTATTCGATTACGCATGCCGTTTTTGTAAACTTGCTTTTATAAAAACCGACAGCGATTCGTTTTTTAATGCCCCTTTTTTTGTAACCGACGATGCCGTTATTGTATTTTCAGATGAAAACCTCTATGAAGCTTTTGCTCAAACGGACGGTTTTTCCGATTTTGAAGAGCATTGTACGACGGTAATCGGTATTTTGCGTTCCGCCGAATCGCTGCTCGTTTAG
- a CDS encoding pyridoxal phosphate-dependent aminotransferase: MAVAEAVKAKMSGRANTGIRGMFETGLLLKKRFGAENVYDFSLGNPDLEPPALLSDTVKGVAADVSPGRHAYMPNAGLQDCREAVAARVAKEQGTVLGAENVIMSCGAAGALNVFLKAVLNPQERVLVSVPFFPEYAHYADNHGGVLIPVPCKADMSLNLAAFEQAFFEAETEGKAVAAVIVNSPNNPSGKVYDAQSVADLASIMRSYGKKTGKKPCLICDEPYRDIVYDGVQVPSVFPLYDESLVVSSFAKNFSLPGERIGYIALNPAMENVGEVFQACAFANRILGFVNAPAFFQRVIVRSQGIEGDYSAYEKKRRLMTEAASGAGLEYIKPEGAFYLFCKVPAPGGKEGVDNKKDFGDDLAFCAHLQKFRILCVPGSVFGCPGWFRAAYCTNEKTIINCKEPLKQACAQWTDKGGNL, encoded by the coding sequence ATGGCTGTAGCCGAGGCCGTAAAAGCGAAAATGTCGGGGCGCGCAAATACCGGTATACGCGGTATGTTTGAAACGGGTCTTTTGCTGAAAAAGCGGTTCGGCGCCGAAAACGTATACGATTTCAGTTTGGGAAATCCCGACCTTGAACCGCCGGCTCTTCTTTCGGATACTGTAAAAGGCGTTGCCGCCGATGTTTCGCCCGGCCGCCATGCATACATGCCGAATGCGGGCTTGCAGGACTGCCGGGAAGCCGTAGCGGCGCGGGTTGCAAAAGAGCAGGGAACCGTGCTCGGGGCCGAAAACGTTATTATGAGCTGCGGAGCGGCAGGAGCGCTGAACGTATTTTTAAAGGCCGTTTTAAATCCGCAGGAACGGGTATTGGTTTCCGTTCCTTTTTTTCCCGAATACGCCCACTATGCGGACAACCACGGCGGAGTTCTGATTCCCGTTCCGTGCAAAGCCGATATGTCGCTTAACCTTGCCGCCTTTGAACAAGCGTTTTTTGAAGCCGAAACCGAAGGCAAAGCCGTTGCCGCCGTCATCGTCAATTCCCCGAACAATCCGTCCGGAAAAGTCTACGATGCGCAGTCTGTGGCCGATTTGGCATCGATAATGCGGTCTTACGGCAAAAAAACGGGGAAAAAGCCCTGCCTTATTTGCGACGAACCCTACCGCGATATCGTATACGACGGCGTACAAGTTCCATCCGTTTTTCCTCTATATGACGAAAGCCTTGTCGTCAGTTCCTTTGCAAAGAATTTCAGTTTGCCCGGCGAACGGATCGGCTATATCGCCTTGAATCCGGCTATGGAAAATGTCGGCGAAGTGTTTCAAGCCTGCGCGTTCGCGAACCGCATATTGGGTTTTGTAAACGCCCCCGCGTTTTTTCAACGGGTGATTGTGCGCTCTCAGGGGATTGAAGGCGATTATTCGGCCTATGAAAAAAAACGCCGCTTAATGACCGAAGCCGCATCCGGTGCCGGCTTGGAGTATATAAAGCCCGAAGGCGCTTTTTACCTTTTTTGCAAGGTGCCGGCTCCCGGCGGTAAAGAAGGCGTCGATAACAAAAAGGATTTCGGAGACGACCTTGCCTTTTGCGCGCACTTGCAAAAATTTCGTATACTCTGCGTACCGGGCAGCGTGTTCGGGTGTCCCGGATGGTTCCGCGCGGCCTATTGCACGAATGAAAAAACAATAATAAACTGCAAAGAGCCGCTCAAACAAGCCTGTGCCCAATGGACGGATAAGGGAGGCAATCTGTGA